The following are from one region of the Sandaracinus amylolyticus genome:
- a CDS encoding WS/DGAT domain-containing protein, protein MSKRARHAPARPLTATDAAWYRLEHRGNPVDVTSVLSFDGTLDEEALRTRLEDRLLAHPRFRQRVVAPHDGAPRWEDEPDFSIARHISRTRLQAPAGRAELEALVGGLMSDPFDWSRSPWRVVIVEGLAAGTALVVQVHHCMGDGFALMEILLSLADDPIARPRATAWPFPTTPRARDVPRLVLGGAGSLSRLSRLSFDPPSALRRHATGHRVASWSRGLSLERIREIAHRRGGTVNDVLLGAITGAIRLYLQERGERCPPVRAFVPVNLRPPDAPIDLEHGNWFGLVYVDLPIDVMDHDQRDRALRVTIARAKRSLDALVSLGVLEVMGRVPLRVARLLEEIFVRKASLVVTNVPGPRERISIAGAPLREIVFWVPHPRLSLGVSLVSYAGQVHVGVRADSAVVPQPERLVALFEGELDRMARERGVARERAVAPPSLDAHG, encoded by the coding sequence ATGTCGAAACGAGCGCGACACGCCCCTGCACGTCCGCTCACCGCGACCGATGCGGCGTGGTACCGCCTCGAGCACCGGGGCAACCCGGTCGACGTCACCAGCGTGCTCTCGTTCGACGGAACGCTCGACGAAGAGGCGCTGCGCACGCGGCTCGAGGATCGACTGCTCGCCCATCCCCGCTTCCGCCAGCGCGTGGTCGCGCCGCACGACGGCGCGCCGCGCTGGGAGGACGAGCCCGACTTCTCGATCGCGCGCCACATCTCGCGCACTCGCTTGCAAGCGCCTGCCGGCCGCGCCGAGCTCGAGGCGCTGGTGGGCGGACTGATGAGCGATCCCTTCGACTGGTCGCGCTCGCCGTGGCGCGTCGTGATCGTCGAAGGGCTCGCCGCGGGCACCGCGCTCGTCGTGCAGGTGCACCACTGCATGGGCGACGGCTTCGCGCTGATGGAGATCCTCCTCTCGCTCGCCGACGATCCCATCGCGCGCCCGCGCGCCACCGCATGGCCGTTCCCCACCACACCCCGCGCCCGCGACGTCCCGCGTCTCGTGCTCGGCGGCGCGGGCTCGCTCTCGCGGCTCTCGCGGCTCTCGTTCGATCCGCCGAGCGCGCTGCGACGTCACGCGACCGGGCACCGCGTCGCGAGCTGGTCCCGCGGGCTCTCGCTCGAGCGCATCCGCGAGATCGCGCACCGCCGGGGCGGCACCGTGAACGACGTGCTCCTCGGCGCGATCACCGGCGCGATCCGGCTCTACCTGCAGGAGCGCGGCGAGCGCTGCCCGCCGGTGCGCGCGTTCGTGCCGGTGAACCTGCGCCCGCCCGACGCGCCGATCGATCTCGAGCACGGCAATTGGTTCGGCCTGGTGTACGTCGACCTGCCGATCGACGTGATGGACCACGACCAGCGCGACCGCGCGCTGCGCGTCACCATCGCCCGCGCCAAGCGCAGCCTCGACGCCCTGGTCTCGCTCGGCGTGCTCGAGGTGATGGGGCGTGTGCCGCTCCGCGTCGCGCGCCTGCTCGAGGAGATCTTCGTGCGCAAGGCGTCGCTCGTGGTCACGAACGTGCCCGGCCCGCGCGAGCGCATCTCGATCGCGGGCGCACCCCTGCGCGAGATCGTGTTCTGGGTGCCGCACCCGAGGCTCTCGCTCGGCGTGAGCCTCGTGAGCTACGCGGGACAGGTGCACGTCGGCGTGCGCGCCGACTCGGCGGTGGTGCCGCAGCCGGAGCGCCTGGTGGCGCTCTTCGAGGGTGAGCTCGATCGCATGGCGCGGGAGCGCGGAGTGGCTCGGGAGCGCGCGGTCGCGCCCCCGAGCTTGGACGCTCACGGCTGA
- a CDS encoding NAD(P)/FAD-dependent oxidoreductase, protein MSTNRIVVVGGSLAGGRAAETLRRQGWEGEIVLVGDEPHRPYDRPPLSKKFLRGQVAEEKLALRPLAHYERLKIEVELGARATSLDAASRTIELEGGRHIGWDKLIIATGARVRRLACPGATLEGVHYVRTIEDARAVREELRAGRRAVVIGAGVIGCEVAASCREEGVAVTLIEPAPLPLLRAFGPEVARVYADVHRGHGVDLRCGVGVERLVGERRVEAVITTAGERVECDFVVVGIGVEPAVEWLAGAGLALEGGIVVDEHMQTSIAGVYAVGDVARAWDRRLGRRVCVESIDNAQTQAVVAATHAVGKDAVHATVPFFWSDQYDLKLQSMGHVGTFDRLVVRGSIEERAFVAFHLEGGALRFAIGVNRLQELAAAKKLIAAGASVPEAVLEDVDASLAEWVPKAS, encoded by the coding sequence ATGAGCACGAATCGGATCGTCGTGGTGGGCGGCAGTCTCGCGGGCGGCAGGGCGGCGGAGACGCTGCGTCGCCAGGGCTGGGAAGGCGAGATCGTGCTCGTCGGTGACGAGCCGCACCGGCCCTACGATCGCCCGCCGCTCTCGAAGAAGTTCCTGCGCGGGCAGGTCGCGGAGGAGAAGCTCGCGCTGCGCCCGCTCGCGCACTACGAGCGGCTGAAGATCGAGGTGGAGCTCGGCGCGCGCGCGACCTCGCTCGACGCGGCGAGCCGCACGATCGAGCTCGAGGGCGGGCGGCACATCGGCTGGGACAAGCTGATCATCGCGACCGGGGCGCGCGTGCGGCGGCTGGCGTGCCCGGGCGCGACGCTCGAGGGCGTGCACTACGTGCGCACGATCGAGGATGCGCGCGCGGTGCGCGAAGAGCTGCGCGCCGGCCGTCGCGCGGTGGTGATCGGCGCGGGCGTGATCGGCTGCGAGGTCGCGGCGTCGTGCCGCGAGGAGGGCGTCGCGGTGACGCTGATCGAGCCGGCGCCGCTGCCGCTGCTGCGCGCGTTCGGGCCCGAGGTCGCGCGGGTCTACGCCGACGTGCACCGCGGGCACGGGGTCGATCTGCGGTGCGGCGTGGGCGTCGAGCGCCTGGTCGGCGAGCGCCGGGTCGAGGCGGTGATCACGACCGCGGGGGAGCGCGTCGAGTGCGACTTCGTGGTGGTCGGCATCGGTGTGGAGCCGGCAGTGGAGTGGCTCGCGGGCGCGGGGCTCGCGCTCGAGGGCGGCATCGTGGTCGACGAGCACATGCAGACGTCGATCGCGGGCGTGTACGCGGTGGGCGACGTGGCGCGCGCGTGGGATCGCAGGCTCGGGCGCCGGGTGTGCGTCGAGTCGATCGACAACGCGCAGACCCAGGCGGTGGTCGCGGCGACGCACGCGGTGGGCAAGGACGCGGTGCACGCGACGGTGCCGTTCTTCTGGTCGGATCAGTACGACCTCAAGCTGCAGAGCATGGGGCACGTGGGCACCTTCGATCGCCTCGTCGTGCGCGGCTCGATCGAGGAGCGCGCGTTCGTCGCGTTCCACCTCGAGGGCGGCGCGCTGCGCTTCGCGATCGGCGTGAACCGCCTGCAGGAGCTCGCGGCCGCGAAGAAGCTGATCGCCGCGGGCGCATCGGTGCCCGAAGCGGTGCTGGAGGACGTGGACGCATCGCTCGCGGAGTGGGTGCCGAAGGCGAGCTGA
- the mgtA gene encoding magnesium-translocating P-type ATPase, with amino-acid sequence MHSSGWRVCRSLVTPRAERADDVEDAWWARPASALLEALGSSAQGLRSSVAEERFAQVGPNVLGAAHRASLLGTLVSQLRSPLVLLLVVAALISALVREWTDAGVVLAIVLGSVALATYHEARADHAVERLRARVRVRVTVVRDGREIAIPSDQIVPGDVVRLAAGTLIPGDGVLLEANSLFLSEAVLTGESFPVEKRPGTCGEDAPISARLNAVFLGGTVRNGSGTALIVRTGSRTELGRIAHTISLRPPETGFEAGLRGFGALLMRVMIVLTLVVLATNILHARPAVDALLFALALAVGISPELLPAILSVTLARGATKMAERDVIVKRLAAIEDFGAMDVLCTDKTGTLTEGVIRLDGALTPDGAPSDEVLALALVNASLQSGLPSPLDEAIRNAAASAGITLPSGTRKVHEIPYDFARKRLGVIVDRDETRTLIVKGAVSNVLDVCDAARRAAIEAEVARWNDEGWRVLAVATRTLERSHDDARYGEGDERGLVLRGFLRFLDPPKQGAADAVRGLRALGVQIKILSGDARGVAVHVAGALGIPITGVITGSELRAMHDDALWHRAPTTTIFAELDPSQKERVIAALRKRDHVVGYLGDGINDAPAMHAADVAISVEGAVDVAKDAADIVLGQRDLDVLRVGVEAGRTTFANTLKYVRTTTSANFGNMVTMALASVWLPFLPLTATQILLNNFLSDVPQSAVAGDAVDRDVVERPAGWDLREIREFMIVFGLVSTVFDLLLFAALRGLGATVDEFRTVWFVESLVTELGIAFVVRTWRPAWRSRPSRALTISTLVVLVISFALPYAPFAPALGMVPLAPRWIVLAAIVTVAYLVTSEIVKQLWRRRRTRMRSRDA; translated from the coding sequence ATGCATTCCAGCGGGTGGCGCGTATGTAGGTCGCTCGTGACGCCCCGGGCCGAGCGCGCTGACGACGTGGAGGATGCGTGGTGGGCCCGTCCCGCGAGCGCGCTGCTCGAGGCGCTCGGCTCGAGCGCGCAGGGTCTCCGCTCGTCGGTCGCGGAGGAGCGCTTCGCCCAGGTCGGACCGAACGTGCTCGGCGCCGCGCACCGCGCGAGCCTGCTCGGCACGCTCGTCTCCCAGCTGCGCAGCCCGCTCGTGCTGCTGCTCGTCGTCGCGGCGCTGATCTCCGCGCTGGTGCGCGAGTGGACCGACGCCGGCGTGGTGCTCGCGATCGTGCTCGGCAGCGTCGCGCTCGCGACCTACCACGAAGCGCGCGCCGATCACGCGGTCGAGCGCCTGCGCGCGCGCGTCCGGGTGCGCGTCACGGTGGTGCGCGACGGCCGCGAGATCGCGATCCCGTCCGATCAGATCGTGCCCGGCGACGTGGTGCGCCTCGCGGCGGGCACGCTGATCCCCGGCGACGGAGTCCTTCTCGAGGCGAACAGCCTCTTCCTCTCGGAGGCGGTGCTCACCGGCGAGTCGTTCCCGGTCGAGAAGCGCCCCGGCACGTGCGGCGAGGACGCACCGATCTCGGCGCGCCTCAACGCGGTGTTCCTCGGCGGCACCGTGCGCAACGGCAGCGGCACCGCGCTGATCGTCCGCACCGGATCGCGCACCGAGCTCGGCCGCATCGCGCACACCATCTCGCTGCGCCCTCCCGAGACCGGCTTCGAGGCGGGCCTGCGTGGCTTCGGTGCGCTGCTGATGCGCGTGATGATCGTGCTCACGCTCGTCGTGCTCGCGACGAACATCCTGCACGCGCGGCCGGCGGTCGACGCGCTGCTCTTCGCGCTCGCGCTCGCGGTCGGCATCTCGCCCGAGCTGCTGCCCGCGATCCTCAGCGTCACCCTCGCCCGCGGCGCGACCAAGATGGCGGAGCGCGACGTCATCGTGAAGCGCCTCGCGGCGATCGAGGACTTCGGCGCGATGGACGTGCTTTGCACCGACAAGACCGGCACGCTCACCGAGGGCGTGATCCGGCTCGACGGAGCGCTCACGCCGGACGGCGCGCCGAGCGACGAGGTGCTCGCCCTCGCGCTCGTGAACGCATCGCTCCAGAGCGGCCTGCCGAGCCCGCTCGACGAGGCGATCCGCAACGCGGCGGCGAGCGCAGGGATCACGCTGCCGAGCGGCACCCGCAAGGTGCACGAGATCCCCTACGACTTCGCGCGCAAGCGCCTCGGCGTGATCGTCGATCGCGACGAGACGCGCACGCTGATCGTGAAGGGCGCGGTGTCGAACGTGCTCGACGTGTGCGACGCCGCGCGCCGCGCCGCGATCGAGGCCGAGGTCGCGCGGTGGAACGACGAAGGATGGCGCGTGCTCGCCGTCGCCACCCGCACGCTCGAGCGCTCGCACGACGACGCGCGCTACGGCGAAGGCGACGAGCGCGGCCTCGTGCTGCGCGGCTTCCTGCGCTTCCTCGATCCCCCCAAGCAGGGCGCGGCCGACGCGGTGCGCGGCCTCCGCGCGCTGGGCGTGCAGATCAAGATCCTCAGCGGCGACGCGCGTGGTGTCGCGGTCCACGTCGCGGGCGCGCTCGGCATCCCGATCACCGGCGTCATCACCGGCAGCGAGCTGCGCGCGATGCACGACGACGCGCTCTGGCACCGCGCGCCCACGACGACGATCTTCGCGGAGCTCGATCCCAGCCAGAAGGAGCGGGTGATCGCGGCGCTGCGCAAGCGCGATCACGTCGTGGGCTACCTCGGCGACGGCATCAACGACGCGCCGGCCATGCACGCCGCCGACGTCGCGATCTCGGTCGAGGGCGCGGTCGACGTCGCCAAGGACGCCGCCGACATCGTGCTCGGCCAGCGCGACCTCGACGTGCTGCGCGTCGGCGTCGAAGCGGGCCGCACCACGTTCGCGAACACGCTGAAGTACGTGCGCACCACGACCAGCGCGAACTTCGGGAACATGGTCACGATGGCGCTCGCGTCGGTGTGGCTCCCGTTCCTGCCGCTGACCGCGACCCAGATCCTGCTCAACAACTTCCTCTCCGACGTGCCGCAGTCGGCGGTCGCGGGAGACGCGGTCGATCGCGACGTCGTCGAGCGCCCCGCAGGCTGGGATCTCCGGGAGATCCGCGAGTTCATGATCGTGTTCGGCCTCGTGAGCACGGTCTTCGATCTGCTGCTCTTCGCCGCGCTGCGCGGGCTCGGCGCGACGGTCGACGAGTTCCGCACCGTGTGGTTCGTCGAGTCGCTGGTGACCGAGCTCGGCATCGCGTTCGTGGTGCGCACCTGGCGTCCCGCCTGGCGCAGCCGCCCCTCGCGCGCGCTCACGATCTCGACGCTGGTCGTGCTCGTGATCTCCTTCGCGCTGCCTTACGCGCCGTTCGCGCCGGCGCTCGGCATGGTGCCCCTCGCGCCGCGCTGGATCGTGCTCGCGGCGATCGTCACGGTCGCGTACCTCGTGACCTCGGAGATCGTGAAGCAGCTGTGGCGACGCCGCCGCACGCGCATGCGATCACGCGACGCGTGA